A genomic window from Pyxidicoccus trucidator includes:
- a CDS encoding DUF4265 domain-containing protein: MSAPLADDRVKVVVKLDKDEHDYPPADYEGLWARPLGDGVFQIDNVPFFARGIAWGDIVSASMVEQELRFQEVVRPSGHSTLRLIIHDEQDVPSVKALLEKLGCSIERSHIPGLISVDVPPTVPMATVRPVLEEGEAQERWGYEEACLAS; encoded by the coding sequence ATGAGCGCGCCTCTCGCCGATGACCGGGTCAAGGTGGTCGTCAAGCTGGACAAGGACGAGCACGACTACCCTCCCGCGGACTACGAGGGCCTGTGGGCGCGCCCTCTCGGAGATGGCGTGTTTCAGATAGACAATGTTCCCTTCTTCGCCAGGGGCATTGCCTGGGGCGACATCGTCTCGGCTTCCATGGTGGAGCAGGAGCTCCGTTTCCAGGAAGTCGTCAGGCCCTCGGGGCACAGCACGCTGCGCCTCATCATCCATGACGAGCAAGACGTCCCTTCCGTCAAAGCCCTCCTCGAAAAGCTGGGGTGCTCCATCGAGCGAAGCCACATCCCGGGCCTCATCTCCGTGGACGTCCCCCCCACCGTGCCCATGGCGACCGTGAGACCTGTCCTGGAGGAAGGAGAGGCCCAGGAGCGCTGGGGCTATGAGGAGGCCTGCCTCGCGTCGTGA
- a CDS encoding HNH endonuclease has protein sequence MTVLWLVLLALAAPNPSVMDAPVTSFTLESVKSSEPGTHVGQEAIAGKVRAGKAFTRQQKEVVKQKNAQVNEGKTRCENCDVETVPARKHEKGVTPPLNETQVDHKVPKSKGGAGEVDNGQVLCRDCNLKKGDTLPSSEDVP, from the coding sequence ATGACTGTTCTCTGGCTGGTCCTGCTGGCGCTCGCGGCCCCCAACCCATCAGTGATGGATGCTCCCGTAACCTCCTTCACCTTGGAGTCCGTCAAATCCTCCGAGCCAGGGACTCATGTCGGGCAGGAAGCGATTGCGGGCAAGGTCCGAGCGGGAAAAGCCTTCACACGACAGCAGAAGGAAGTCGTGAAGCAGAAGAATGCGCAGGTGAACGAGGGCAAGACCCGCTGCGAGAACTGCGATGTGGAGACGGTTCCGGCCAGGAAGCACGAGAAGGGCGTGACACCGCCCTTGAACGAAACCCAGGTCGACCACAAGGTTCCCAAGTCCAAGGGCGGTGCGGGTGAGGTTGATAACGGCCAGGTGCTCTGCCGGGACTGCAACCTCAAGAAGGGAGACACGCTTCCGTCCAGTGAGGACGTGCCATGA
- a CDS encoding alpha/beta hydrolase family protein, producing the protein MSSMWVLETPAPPPDARVPYGSLSHQFGDLRLPSGPGPHPVVVVVHGGFWRAKYDLEHVGHLCADLTQRGVATWSLEYRRVGHDGGGWPGTLEDVALGVDFLRTLERSHALDLARVVALGHSAGGHLALWLGARHRLPAGGPLHREDPLRLRGVVSLAGVVDLVCGFEWWLGDGIVDTFLGGSPVCVPERYRTASPAALQPLGLPQVLVHGTGDDTVPVAMSEAFCARGRELGDSVRCVPLPGAGHFELIDPRSREWPQVVEAVRSLL; encoded by the coding sequence ATGAGCTCGATGTGGGTCCTTGAGACGCCCGCGCCTCCCCCGGACGCGCGAGTCCCCTACGGCTCGCTGTCCCACCAGTTCGGGGACTTGCGGCTGCCGTCCGGTCCGGGGCCGCATCCGGTGGTGGTCGTCGTCCATGGAGGCTTCTGGCGCGCGAAGTACGACCTGGAGCACGTGGGCCACCTCTGCGCCGACCTGACGCAGCGGGGCGTCGCCACCTGGAGCCTGGAGTACCGCCGCGTGGGCCACGACGGAGGGGGCTGGCCCGGCACGCTGGAGGACGTGGCGCTCGGGGTGGACTTCCTGCGCACGCTGGAGCGCTCGCACGCGCTGGACCTCGCGCGCGTGGTGGCGCTGGGGCACTCGGCGGGCGGGCACCTGGCCCTGTGGCTGGGTGCGCGTCACCGGTTGCCAGCCGGTGGCCCACTCCACCGCGAGGACCCGCTGCGCCTCCGTGGCGTCGTCTCGCTGGCGGGCGTCGTGGACCTGGTGTGTGGCTTCGAATGGTGGCTGGGGGACGGCATCGTGGACACGTTCCTCGGGGGCTCACCCGTGTGCGTGCCCGAGCGCTACCGCACGGCCTCGCCCGCGGCGCTCCAGCCGCTGGGGCTGCCGCAGGTGCTCGTGCACGGCACCGGGGACGACACCGTGCCCGTGGCCATGAGCGAGGCCTTCTGTGCCCGGGGCCGCGAGCTGGGAGATTCCGTGCGCTGCGTCCCGCTCCCTGGCGCCGGGCACTTCGAGCTCATCGACCCCCGCTCTCGTGAGTGGCCCCAGGTCGTGGAGGCGGTGCGTTCGCTCCTGTGA
- a CDS encoding glutamine synthetase family protein: protein METKGLRTFLEIPYDELEENNLRVKEQRVKHESADKIREERLKYLTDERRLKAVTVCFTDLEGRMHMLDYDKKFLLKSADNLTFDGSSIRGFSQQAESDLRLNIDWGSFYWLPSDIFGPGKVLVFSEVLERDGTPYHADMRGQLKRITESLYQKDGLVFHAAPEVEGFLFKGRDAERHFHETGKFDFISTGGYYHSLPGDPLRMFIDKAAEAQRAMGFQNEKDHPEVAPSQFEMNFSYSEALISADQIQLYKLLCRQVAAQMDTTASFLPKPVTGVNGNGMHMNMSLSKGNKNLFYDKGGQDNLSAMGWEFIDRLLNNANDICLVLNSSVNAYRRLDPHFEAPNQIKASANNRGAMVRIPYGNERSARVECRSVAPDANPYMVLYTLLRTGLEGPQPQEDAETKRSRTRFLPDNIFDAIRLFKGSQFVAGILGENVQGKFAELKTASAERCPKQLGARVKSSEIQFHHEITNQYLWSQF from the coding sequence ATGGAGACGAAGGGTCTGCGGACGTTCCTGGAGATTCCCTACGACGAGCTGGAGGAGAACAACCTCCGAGTGAAGGAGCAGCGCGTCAAGCACGAGTCGGCGGACAAGATTCGCGAGGAGCGCCTCAAGTACCTCACCGACGAGCGCCGGCTGAAGGCCGTCACCGTGTGCTTCACCGACCTCGAGGGTCGGATGCACATGCTGGACTACGACAAGAAGTTCCTGCTCAAGAGCGCCGACAACCTCACCTTCGATGGCTCCTCCATCCGCGGCTTCTCGCAGCAGGCCGAGAGCGACCTGCGGCTGAACATCGACTGGGGCTCCTTCTACTGGCTGCCCTCGGACATCTTCGGCCCGGGCAAGGTGCTGGTGTTCAGCGAGGTGCTGGAGCGCGACGGCACGCCGTACCACGCCGACATGCGCGGCCAGCTCAAGCGCATCACCGAGAGCCTGTACCAGAAGGACGGCCTGGTCTTCCACGCGGCGCCCGAGGTGGAGGGCTTCCTCTTCAAGGGCCGTGACGCCGAGCGCCACTTCCACGAGACGGGCAAGTTCGACTTCATCTCCACCGGCGGCTACTACCACTCGCTACCCGGCGACCCGCTGCGCATGTTCATCGACAAGGCGGCCGAGGCGCAGCGCGCCATGGGCTTCCAGAACGAGAAGGACCACCCCGAGGTGGCCCCCAGCCAGTTCGAGATGAACTTCTCGTACAGCGAGGCGCTCATCTCCGCCGACCAGATCCAGCTCTACAAGCTGCTGTGCCGCCAGGTGGCCGCGCAGATGGACACCACCGCCAGCTTCCTCCCGAAGCCGGTGACGGGCGTCAACGGCAACGGCATGCACATGAACATGTCGCTGTCGAAGGGGAACAAGAACCTCTTCTACGACAAGGGCGGCCAGGACAACCTGAGCGCCATGGGCTGGGAGTTCATCGACCGGCTCCTCAACAACGCCAACGACATCTGCCTGGTGCTCAACTCCAGCGTCAACGCGTACCGTCGGCTGGACCCGCACTTCGAGGCGCCGAACCAGATCAAGGCCAGCGCCAACAACCGCGGCGCCATGGTGCGCATCCCCTACGGCAACGAGCGCAGCGCGCGCGTCGAGTGCCGCTCGGTGGCGCCGGACGCCAACCCGTACATGGTGCTCTACACGCTGCTGCGCACCGGCCTGGAGGGCCCGCAGCCGCAGGAGGACGCGGAGACCAAGCGCAGCCGCACCCGCTTCCTGCCGGACAACATCTTCGACGCCATCCGCCTCTTCAAGGGCAGCCAGTTCGTCGCCGGCATCCTCGGTGAGAACGTGCAGGGCAAGTTCGCCGAGCTGAAGACGGCCTCCGCCGAGCGGTGCCCGAAGCAGCTGGGCGCCCGCGTGAAGTCGTCGGAAATCCAGTTCCACCACGAAATCACCAACCAGTACCTCTGGAGCCAGTTCTAG
- a CDS encoding APC family permease, translating into MTAPASPVAESQARPVGPLQLLALGVNGIVGVGIFFAPAQVAAQAPGASAILAFALTGLALVPVAFAFAVLGRRFDSDGGPVVFARAAFGERASFLVGWVAYVSAFLSTSAVVAGLTHALAPSLGLAGPLGQRALASLLVTVLAGVVASGIRVSARAWTSLTVLKLLPLAALLIAFLALPGPRPLVAVASAMDTAWLRAGLTVMFAYQGFEIVPVIAGQVRSSSRSVPLATVGSLLAAVLLYVGLVWACVVALPALASSPAPLAESAGVWGGPGLAWWVGAGTSISALGICLGMMVTTPRYLSALASGERTLFGMEAMSPAGVPVRALAVTWGLVLLFVNLGDLSELFALSSIAVLMQYGVTAAALATLSWRRERGLRPLHAVLAVPTLALGLTLVAFGATSREAATTALTVVAGLVLLRLARPRVTAGTSPATGT; encoded by the coding sequence GTGACTGCTCCCGCCAGCCCTGTCGCCGAGTCCCAGGCGCGTCCCGTCGGTCCGCTCCAGCTCCTGGCGCTCGGCGTCAACGGCATCGTCGGCGTCGGCATCTTCTTCGCCCCGGCGCAGGTCGCCGCCCAGGCGCCCGGCGCGAGCGCCATCCTCGCCTTCGCGCTCACCGGGCTCGCCCTGGTGCCGGTGGCCTTCGCCTTCGCGGTGCTGGGACGCCGCTTCGACTCGGACGGCGGGCCGGTGGTCTTCGCGCGCGCGGCCTTTGGCGAGCGGGCCTCCTTCCTCGTGGGCTGGGTGGCCTATGTCAGCGCCTTCCTGAGCACCTCCGCGGTGGTGGCCGGGCTGACCCACGCCCTGGCGCCCTCGCTGGGACTGGCGGGGCCCCTGGGGCAGCGGGCCCTGGCGTCCCTCCTGGTGACGGTGCTCGCCGGTGTCGTCGCCTCGGGCATCCGCGTCTCGGCGCGGGCGTGGACGTCGCTCACGGTGCTCAAGCTGCTGCCGCTGGCCGCGCTGCTCATCGCCTTCCTCGCGCTGCCGGGCCCGCGTCCCCTGGTGGCGGTGGCGAGCGCCATGGACACCGCGTGGCTGCGCGCGGGGCTCACGGTGATGTTCGCGTACCAGGGCTTCGAAATCGTCCCGGTGATTGCCGGGCAGGTGCGCTCGTCCTCGCGCAGCGTGCCCCTGGCCACGGTGGGCTCGCTGCTGGCCGCGGTGCTCCTCTACGTGGGCCTGGTGTGGGCGTGCGTCGTGGCGCTGCCGGCGCTGGCGTCGTCACCAGCGCCGCTGGCCGAGTCGGCGGGTGTGTGGGGCGGGCCCGGCCTGGCGTGGTGGGTGGGGGCGGGCACCAGCATCTCCGCGCTCGGCATCTGCCTGGGGATGATGGTGACGACGCCGCGCTACCTGTCGGCGCTGGCGTCCGGGGAGCGCACGCTCTTCGGGATGGAGGCCATGTCCCCGGCGGGCGTGCCCGTCCGGGCGCTGGCCGTCACCTGGGGACTGGTGCTGCTGTTCGTCAACCTGGGCGACCTGTCCGAGCTCTTCGCCCTCTCCAGCATCGCGGTGCTCATGCAGTACGGCGTCACCGCCGCCGCGCTGGCCACGCTCTCCTGGCGGCGCGAGCGGGGCCTGCGGCCGCTGCACGCGGTGCTGGCGGTGCCCACGCTGGCGCTGGGCCTGACGCTGGTGGCCTTCGGCGCCACCTCGCGCGAGGCCGCCACCACCGCGCTCACGGTGGTGGCGGGCCTGGTGCTGCTGCGGCTCGCGAGGCCCCGAGTCACCGCCGGGACCTCACCCGCCACCGGAACCTAG
- a CDS encoding IgGFc-binding protein has translation MKGLVWACFLGFTAGCGGAEEVAVGQEGPAASQRLALEEGPASVAPPKPGSRGREFWLAVPTNVSSGSATELTLRISGETAATGTVRIPGLVHAQGFSVAPGQVTSVTIPAGAALATANGVENKGLQVSADGDVTVHVQSRATRSTESFLALPVSALGTEYVVASSGSTQASKGTQLSVVGTEAGTRVSFTRQGNTSTFTLNQGEVFQYAGTNNGGADLTGSILTADKPVAVFSGSRCASAPGASSGTCGLQVEQLPPTKSWGRYFLTMPLAGSRGADTFRITASADGTRVRVNAKEVSLRRGQTYQTSLQSAGVISSNQPVLVAQYAHGGPSMMLVPPVAQFLNEYTVTAPPSTASGKSYINVIVRGNTWHQVMVDGKMIPLFKLRYITWNYYGAQLEVTPGTHRLTSPLPFGVSVYGVGTDVTYAYPGGMSLVPVAAVHSLKLTPRYRIGQVGGEVCVTAKVADVNGQGVPDINVGFTALRWPVQAVTIATGAEGEAAWCQTRTSQSFNLLKATVNEQVEYGFMAWKVSQSPPVVSAGSDTSGWVNSELTLSGSASDPDGSPLTYQWSVTPGEDVPPGATCTFGSEDQLITSFQCDAAGTFTVTLTANDGTSSVSASAQVTQAYASDVTLCNLPRYTRDLERELCGFTTYFGDDSAIVEAWFTVDGGEPLAVTPDLNAGFVRLPYTFTEGDHVITLTARNANGRVTTKQGMMRVDLTPPVVTVVSPQEQAELDSPIVNVTTAVEDESPVTVTTQFVHSTTVESGTGSVTHTVDLVNTDWSMVLVQARDAAGNFTEVLTPVYVRP, from the coding sequence ATGAAGGGCCTGGTGTGGGCCTGTTTCCTGGGGTTTACGGCGGGCTGTGGTGGCGCGGAGGAGGTAGCAGTGGGGCAGGAGGGACCCGCCGCCTCCCAGCGGCTGGCCCTGGAAGAGGGCCCCGCGTCGGTGGCGCCCCCGAAGCCGGGCAGCCGGGGCCGGGAGTTCTGGCTCGCGGTTCCGACGAACGTGAGCAGTGGTTCGGCGACGGAGCTGACGCTGCGGATCAGCGGTGAGACGGCTGCCACGGGCACGGTGCGCATCCCCGGCCTCGTCCACGCGCAGGGCTTCTCTGTGGCGCCGGGGCAGGTGACGTCGGTGACGATTCCGGCGGGCGCCGCGCTGGCCACGGCCAACGGGGTGGAGAACAAGGGGCTCCAGGTCTCCGCGGACGGGGACGTCACGGTGCACGTGCAGAGCCGCGCCACCCGCTCCACGGAGTCCTTCCTGGCGCTGCCGGTGTCCGCGCTGGGCACGGAGTACGTGGTGGCCTCCTCCGGCTCCACGCAGGCGTCGAAGGGGACGCAGCTCTCGGTGGTGGGCACGGAGGCCGGCACGCGCGTCTCCTTCACGCGGCAGGGCAACACGTCCACCTTCACCCTCAATCAAGGTGAGGTCTTCCAGTACGCCGGCACCAACAATGGCGGCGCGGACCTGACGGGCTCCATCCTCACGGCGGACAAGCCGGTGGCGGTGTTCAGCGGCAGCCGGTGCGCCAGCGCGCCCGGCGCGTCCTCGGGCACCTGCGGCCTCCAGGTGGAGCAATTGCCGCCCACGAAGTCCTGGGGCCGCTACTTCCTGACGATGCCGCTGGCCGGCTCGCGCGGGGCGGACACCTTCCGCATCACCGCGTCGGCGGACGGCACCCGCGTCCGCGTCAACGCGAAGGAAGTCTCGCTGCGGCGCGGGCAGACGTACCAGACGAGCCTCCAGTCCGCGGGAGTCATCAGCTCCAACCAGCCCGTCCTGGTGGCGCAGTACGCGCACGGTGGCCCGTCGATGATGCTCGTGCCGCCCGTCGCCCAGTTCCTCAACGAGTACACGGTGACGGCGCCGCCCTCGACGGCGTCCGGCAAGAGCTACATCAACGTCATCGTGCGCGGGAACACGTGGCACCAGGTGATGGTGGACGGGAAGATGATTCCCCTGTTCAAGCTCCGGTACATCACCTGGAACTACTACGGCGCGCAGCTGGAGGTGACGCCGGGCACGCACCGGCTGACGTCGCCGCTGCCCTTCGGCGTCTCCGTCTACGGCGTGGGCACGGACGTGACGTATGCCTACCCGGGCGGCATGTCGCTGGTGCCCGTGGCGGCGGTGCACAGCCTGAAGCTGACGCCGCGCTACCGCATCGGCCAGGTCGGCGGCGAGGTGTGCGTGACGGCGAAGGTGGCGGACGTGAATGGCCAGGGCGTCCCCGACATCAACGTGGGCTTCACCGCGCTGCGCTGGCCGGTGCAGGCGGTGACGATTGCCACCGGCGCGGAGGGCGAGGCCGCGTGGTGCCAGACGCGCACCAGCCAGTCCTTCAACCTGCTGAAGGCCACCGTGAACGAGCAGGTGGAGTACGGCTTCATGGCCTGGAAGGTCAGCCAGTCGCCGCCGGTGGTGAGCGCGGGCTCGGACACGAGCGGCTGGGTGAACAGTGAGCTGACGTTGAGTGGCTCGGCGTCAGACCCGGACGGCAGCCCGCTCACGTACCAGTGGAGCGTCACCCCGGGCGAGGACGTGCCGCCCGGCGCCACCTGCACCTTCGGCTCGGAGGACCAGCTCATCACATCGTTCCAGTGCGACGCCGCCGGCACCTTCACGGTGACGCTGACGGCGAACGACGGCACCTCCTCGGTGTCCGCGAGCGCCCAGGTGACGCAGGCGTATGCCTCGGACGTGACGCTGTGCAACCTGCCGCGCTACACGCGGGACCTGGAGCGCGAGCTGTGTGGCTTCACGACGTACTTCGGTGACGACAGCGCCATCGTCGAGGCGTGGTTCACCGTGGACGGCGGCGAGCCGCTCGCCGTGACGCCGGACCTGAACGCCGGCTTCGTGCGCCTCCCCTACACCTTCACGGAGGGAGACCACGTCATCACCCTGACGGCCCGCAACGCCAACGGGCGTGTCACCACGAAGCAGGGGATGATGCGCGTGGACCTCACGCCGCCCGTCGTCACCGTCGTCTCTCCGCAGGAGCAGGCGGAGCTGGACAGCCCCATCGTGAACGTCACCACGGCCGTGGAGGATGAGAGCCCGGTGACGGTGACGACGCAGTTCGTGCACTCCACCACGGTGGAGAGCGGCACGGGCAGCGTCACCCACACGGTGGACCTGGTGAACACGGACTGGAGCATGGTGCTGGTGCAGGCGCGCGACGCGGCCGGCAACTTCACCGAGGTGCTCACGCCCGTGTACGTCCGCCCGTAA
- a CDS encoding sigma 54-interacting transcriptional regulator, with translation MSVTHPSARDTRPLGATSESSESGAAYLLVLEGDSSWRFPLPDEGMVLVGRDEQADLRLRDDSVSRRHARLLFTDEGARVVDLGSHNGTSINGRPVDSAQPVLSGDVLSFGAVVAVVRARTRGTPARRALEADRLMGQLREEVERALRYSRPLTMLVLALPDAGPSGREAVETVLATDAGPAEAAGWLDGTHLLWVLPEVSGEPGEEGLGERVEALLDACPQARLGLSACPADGCDVETLVAAARTAAQTASPGAWASAEDGITRVSLGERTVLVADPAMAQLYALLRRLAASELPVLVCGETGVGKENAAFAVHHWSPRASGPFIAVNCAALPEGLVESELFGHERGAFTGATTTRTGLLESAQGGTVFLDEVGELPPSAQAKLLRALEVRRITRVGEVRERPIDIRVVAATHRDLEAEVAAGRFREDLYFRLGAATVLLPPLRERPREVPMLARDFLARACRALGRSELVLAAGTLLALSRHGWPGNVRELRNLMDYAAAAVTGDVVEPHHLPARMLSRKAATSAQPQPPPEQEPPAPAVAGEGASRGPKVPLAQEIRELERRRMQEALDEAEGVQTRAAALIGMPIRTFSFKLKQLGLQARPTRKGPSSG, from the coding sequence ATGTCCGTCACGCATCCCAGTGCCCGCGACACCCGGCCCCTCGGGGCCACATCGGAGTCGTCCGAGTCTGGCGCCGCGTATCTGCTGGTGCTGGAGGGCGACTCCTCCTGGCGCTTCCCCCTGCCCGACGAGGGCATGGTGCTGGTGGGCCGCGACGAGCAGGCCGACCTGCGGCTGCGCGATGACAGCGTGTCGCGCCGCCATGCCCGCCTCCTCTTCACGGACGAGGGCGCGCGCGTGGTGGACCTGGGCAGCCACAACGGGACGTCCATCAACGGCCGGCCCGTGGACAGCGCGCAGCCGGTGCTGTCCGGAGACGTCCTCTCCTTCGGCGCGGTGGTGGCGGTGGTGCGCGCACGCACGCGGGGCACTCCCGCGCGCCGGGCCCTGGAGGCGGACCGGCTGATGGGGCAGCTGCGCGAAGAGGTGGAGCGCGCGCTGCGCTACAGCCGCCCCCTGACGATGCTGGTGCTCGCGCTGCCGGATGCGGGCCCCTCGGGCCGCGAGGCCGTGGAGACGGTGCTGGCGACGGACGCGGGCCCGGCCGAGGCGGCCGGCTGGCTCGACGGCACCCACCTGCTCTGGGTGCTGCCCGAGGTGTCCGGCGAGCCCGGCGAGGAGGGGCTCGGCGAGCGCGTGGAGGCGCTGCTGGACGCGTGTCCCCAGGCACGGCTGGGCCTCTCCGCGTGCCCGGCGGATGGCTGCGACGTGGAGACGCTGGTGGCCGCCGCGCGCACCGCCGCGCAGACGGCCTCTCCCGGCGCCTGGGCCTCCGCCGAGGACGGCATCACCCGAGTCTCACTGGGCGAGCGCACCGTGCTGGTGGCGGACCCCGCCATGGCGCAGCTCTACGCGCTGCTGCGCCGGCTGGCCGCGAGCGAGCTGCCGGTGCTGGTGTGTGGCGAGACGGGCGTGGGCAAGGAGAACGCCGCCTTCGCCGTGCACCACTGGTCGCCCCGCGCCTCCGGGCCCTTCATCGCCGTCAACTGCGCCGCCCTGCCCGAGGGGCTGGTGGAGAGCGAGCTGTTCGGCCACGAGCGCGGCGCCTTCACCGGCGCCACCACCACGCGCACCGGCCTGCTGGAGAGCGCCCAGGGCGGCACCGTGTTCCTGGACGAGGTGGGCGAGCTGCCACCTTCCGCGCAGGCCAAGCTGCTGCGCGCGCTGGAGGTGCGCCGCATCACCCGCGTGGGCGAGGTGCGCGAGCGGCCCATCGACATCCGGGTGGTGGCCGCCACGCATCGTGACTTGGAGGCGGAGGTGGCGGCGGGACGCTTCCGCGAGGACCTCTACTTCCGGCTCGGCGCCGCCACCGTGCTGCTGCCGCCGCTGCGCGAGCGCCCGCGCGAGGTGCCCATGCTCGCCCGCGACTTCCTGGCGCGCGCGTGCCGGGCGCTGGGACGCAGCGAGCTGGTGCTGGCCGCGGGCACGCTGCTCGCGCTGTCGCGCCACGGCTGGCCCGGCAACGTGCGCGAGCTGCGCAACCTGATGGACTACGCGGCGGCGGCGGTGACGGGGGACGTGGTGGAGCCGCACCACCTGCCGGCGCGCATGCTGAGCCGCAAGGCCGCCACGTCCGCACAGCCGCAGCCTCCGCCGGAGCAGGAGCCTCCCGCGCCCGCCGTGGCCGGAGAGGGGGCCTCGCGGGGACCCAAGGTGCCGCTGGCGCAGGAGATTCGCGAGCTGGAGCGCCGCCGCATGCAGGAGGCGCTCGATGAAGCCGAGGGCGTGCAGACGCGCGCGGCGGCGCTGATTGGCATGCCCATCCGCACCTTCTCCTTCAAGCTGAAGCAATTGGGCCTCCAGGCACGCCCCACCCGGAAGGGGCCCTCTTCCGGATGA